In the Pogona vitticeps strain Pit_001003342236 chromosome 2, PviZW2.1, whole genome shotgun sequence genome, AACCTGTATAGCAATCCTGCCTCTTGGGGAACGTACGATTTCAATTCAGTTATTACTAGTTTGGAAGTTGCGCTTGAGGGACGAGAATGGAGTTGAGGGAACAAAGCCGAGGCCTTTAACCGAGTAGACCTACATAGCAAGGTTATTATGAATCAGGTAGTTAGCTGAGTCAAGATCGGGGCCACTTCCGTAATGCAGGCAGCCAGACACACACATGGCGGAAACTGAGGGGATGTTCTTGTTAGTTTGGTTTTTGTGCATGACGGTTTCAAGAATTATgataaaaaaccacacacacagtaaaaatgtgtattttctgtgtttgtgtgcgtgcaggcacacacatgcatgccagCATTTGaaagtaaatactgtactgtgaaaTGGTAACTTggttaaaaacattaaagaacttttactgtttaaaactcCTGTAGAATAGAATAAACTCACAGTGCTTTGGCATTTGGAACTTTATACATAAACTTGTACTGTACTTGACCTAGTTACGCTAGTATTGCGCCCTTAAACTTGACATAGTTAGACAACTAACTCAATTAACTGCTAAACCTATCAGCCCAACACATCACATATTTATTGGTATCTAAATTATTTTCTGTCACCTATTTGACCTTATCTGCCACTTGTTTTCTATATCTATCTGGTTGTTTACCCTCTCAACATCTATTGGTTATCGAAATGCTTCACTATTACAGTATTGGCAAAGTGTGAAAATTTTTGGCTTAAAACCTCCAGCTACGCAATGGAGAAAAATACAGACAAGGACCTGCAGAGCAGATTGTTATAATTACAAGTCTCCCTCAGATATACCACCCTTTATTGTATTGTTAGTTTTGCCTCAACTGGCAATATTGATTCGGCCACAGActctggtgttgagaaagaatttttttaaaattcctcttttaCTCACGAATCTTCCTATAGGTcagaacacaaacaaaacatatttacttGTTACATCGTTTGAGATATTAACCGGTGAACTTCATTATTTGACTAACTgagtagatagctcagtggttcttaacctttgttactcagatgcttttgaactgcaactcccagaaaccccagtcagcacagcaggtggtgaaggcttctgggagttgcagtccaaaaactcctgagtatcccaaggttaagaaccagtggtttaggcatttggctgtggagccagaggttgggagtttgattcctcaatgggcctccttgacacAAGTCGGGCTGGATCatccacagggccccttccagtttTGAAGTTCTATGATGATTATAAATGCCTCGCTCGGATTCTTAAACTGCTGGCTCCATAACTGTCAAACTCCAACAGTCTAACAGAACACTGGCACTGCTAACTATCTGAGAACCCTGACACTGAACTGAACCCAACTGgaaagaagattggaaaagaaatCCGAGAGAGAGGGGGTTGGAGGGAATGGGCTGCTGTTGGTGGATGGACATTTAGCCTCAAAAGtccctcccctccacacacacccctaaagGCAGGTTGCTATGATTCCAGCAGACACACGAGTCCTCGTAAACTGACCTGGGTTTTGTTTCGCAGGAGAGAATCCGTTGGCTTCCATGTCTGCGTGCAACATCTGGCCTCCTGAGCCTTTAATGTCCCCAGCAAACCAACCTGCTCAGGTGAGCACCCCCCCGGCTCCTTTGATCCTTCTTCTCACAATGGAAAttaaatattcccccccccccaaaaaaagttcacATGATAGGTTATgttacctcctcctccttcttcagttTATTCTGGAATTTTATCTTTGCTTACGGTGTCCATACAATTTCAGATACAGTAAATGTGTTTTCTGGTTGAGTCGTGGCTGAATCAGCCGTGGGGCTAAGGGAGTGGAAGGCCATGGGCTCACCATCTCATGGGGCTCGGTTGGCTAACCCAATCCTTGAGGATTTTAAAGTTGTCCTGAGcacttggctggatagctcagtagtttaggcaccTGGccggagagccagaggttgggagttcgattcctcagttttgtaggagaagagccagcctgggtgaccttgggcaagctgcactatcCTGGGgttcctccagaagaaaggaagtgaaaaccactttctgagtattctcaacccagaaaagggtcaccataagccttTGGCACCAGGTTTTGATGGTTAGATCTGGGTGATGGGGGAGTGGTTCTCATAAACTTGAGGTCTGTCCTTTGTGACATGGCAGGCCCTTGTTTTCTGTGGCGCCAAAGGGTGAAACCTGAAGTGATGGGTTTGAAatacaggaaagaaaaggagacttTGACTGAACATTTGGAAGAGCTCACTGTCCGTAAACGGGAGTCGAACCACAGCACAGGTTTCCCTAAAAGTGGTTTAACTTCCCTTCACAGGAAGTTTACAAACAGAAATCTCTCAGTGCTGCTTTCGCAgtaggggttggactggatgacccacggggtcccttccagttctacagtggATGATTTTCATGGTCCTAGTGGATTAGGAGCCTGGCTGTGGAGCCTTTGGTTGGGGGTTCGATCCTCCACTGTGCCTGGACTGGACAATCtgtcgggtcccttccagctccccgGTTCCAAGATATACAGGAATCATCACTTTGTCCCAGGAAATGGGATAACATTCCAGGCCATCCTGCTTGTTGTTTCTCTGTTAGGAATCTTGCTTGTTAATTCTGTTGACTCTGGCAACCCCTGCTGCCGTCCCGGCGCTTAATATGGATGCCAAGGATggggcttgtttgttttctgtagagGCATCCATCTTTCTCCTGGTTACCTCAGGCACAGAATGTGGCAGGATCTCCTCTCACCGGCCCAAAGGCTCAAATTTTGGCCCCAACCCAGTTCCTGCCTCCAAATGTATTTCCTTCTTCGGGTGAAGCTCTGAGTGTCGGTGCCGGAACCGCAGGGTCGTTGGCTGTGCAGGCAGGAATCTCACAGGTACGTCCTGTAGTGAATCCGGAAGAGCCCAAGGCCTCTTTTATGGGTCTCGAGGCTTCCAGACAAGGCCTCGTTCGTAGAGGTTTATGAGAGGCCTCGGTGGTGTGACTTGTGTTTGACGGTTGGCCTTGTTTCGGTGGCCAGATGGATTTTGAACATCCTTCTCATAACAGTCTCTTTCTTAGCAGGGCCAGTTTCCTGGTGCAGCTGTTCCTCCCCTCAGACCACACTACGGACGGCTCTCCGACCCTGCGCTTCCCGCCGTTCCTTCGGCCAGTGTGCTCGTTCCTTGGCCCCAGGCTCCTCTGTGGTTTGCCGCTCCACAGTCAGCGGTCGCTGCTGGTCAGACAGGACCGAAATCCTTCATTGGCATGATCCCCATCCCAGCAGCCGGCCTGGATCCGGTTGTGGCATGGACGCCAAGCGCGCTTTCCTTGAGGCAaccaagagagagaaacaggggcGTAAATAGCAGCGCAGCTCATGACCCCAGGGCGGTCTCTGCCTGCGCCAATCCTGGGACTGTTTTGGCTGCTGTCAGCTCAGGACCCTTAGCCCAGGCCGGTAAGGCTTCCACGTGACTGAGTCACACAGACCTGGAAGCAGCAGTGGTTAAAACGAGGCCACGTCCCTTCAGAAGAGATTATGATTTGGTCTAGAGTGATGGTTCTGGATcttcttcaactacaactcccagaaatcctggccaatacagcaaatggtgaaggcttctgggagttttagtccaaggttgggaaccaccagggacgtggtggcactgtgggctaaaccgcagaagcctgtgctgcagggtcagaagatccggcagtcataacatcgaatccacgcgacggagtgagcgcccgtcgcttgtcccagctcccgccaacctagcggttcgaaagcatgcaagtgcaagtagataaataggtaccacctcagtgggaaggtaaacagcgtaccatgtctaaatcacactggccatgtgaccacggaaagattgtcttcggacaaacactggctctatggcttgtaaacggggatgagcaccgcccctagagtcggacacgactggacagaaattgtcaaggggaacctttacctttaccctggGAACCACAGATCTAGAGTGACAGTACTCAGTTCAGTTTGTGCCCCCAAACTCAAGTCAGTTTTGGTAGCAGGGAAGGCTAAGTCCTCTCACTGCCTTACGTTGGAAAACTGAGAAAGGTatccccttttttttaattttttgccgaCTTCTTTCTGGAAACTTGATGGACCTAAATTTGGGAGTCAAACCCCCCCTAAATTTTATACCACTTTAACCCTTTTGGCACCTGAAACCAACCAAGTGCAACAGCCTTAGTGTAATCGTTTTTTACTCTTAGAGAgagtttatttcttttgtttgttttatttatagactCCTCTTGCCTTTTTAAGGCAGTTCTACATGTGGCATAAAGCAGGTTTCATATCTGCAAGCCTTGTGACTAATGTTTTTTGTCAATATCTGAAAAATTGTGGCACAAAAAACTTGGTTAAATCTGAGTTGTGAGGATGGGGAGCTATTCAGGGAAGCGCTGAAGTCAGTCCGGCTGTTACGGTTTTTGGAGGTCCtgtgggtgcccctagtgtctgtggcttgggtgcctccctctcttttttgtgggggggggctaCTCTCTCGTTGAAGGATGAGGTTCACTGTCTGGGCATAATCTTGGACCCAGCGCTAGCAGTGGAATctcaggtagcatctgtggtccatgCAGCCTTTCTCCACCTGAGGTATATCGTCCAGTTGCGtctctaccttgacaccaggtctcTCGCCATGCTAGTCCATGTGTTGGTAgtctctatttattttatttatttatttattcaatttgtatcccgcctatctagttggttaggaccactctaggcggcttacaaccaaaaaataccacaatgtagataaaaacaatatcatATAAAGAAAAGCTTTCAGCTTTCAACAACTAGAACAGACAcaaggggaaaggagagggaggaaagatcaggaattgattgaggggaaggcctgccgaaacatcagtgtttttagttgatttttgaaaatacccagcgagggagccgcgcgaatctcagggggtaagttattccagaggcgaggagccaccgccgagaaggcccgatttcttgtcttctccttccgagcctccctcggcgttaggctcctcagcctcacctcctgactcgtgcggatgacacgggtagatcttggtgggagaaggcgttccgccaagtatcgaggccctaaaccctAAACtggagattagactactgtaagtACTCTACGcggggctgcccatgaggctaCTACAGAAACTTCAAACAGCTCTAGAACATGGCGGCCAAATTATTGAGTGGAGTAAATAAATACCGCCAGATTTCCCCCAATCTGGCTGCCTTGCTTTGGTCACCTgtttgtttccatgccagcttcaaggtgatgaccCTGACATGTACATGGTTTGGAActttgatacctggcagaacaccaccaccttccagtgaGATTTTTCCCAAGCCACTCAATCATCCCAATCAGCCGAGTGGTTGAGATCACTgatcctgagagaggcctggagagAGAAGACCAAGAGCAGGGCCTTCTCCATGGTGGCACCTCACCTGTGGAATAAACTCCCGCCTGAGATTCCCCTTCACTGAGGATGTTTAAGAAACTGCTTAAAGCATGATTTTATAACCAGGCCTTTCCAGATATTGCACCATCACAGTGCAGAGGTTCTTTCAGCCTTTAAACTACCAACTCCGCCATCTTGTTTGTTATGATTCAAGAttacattaattaattatttttatgttgcttttttaGTTAACTTAGTGATgcgtttatttcatttttgtattgTGGTTATCTTTCCTggctattatttgtttgtttgtttgtttagttagttagttagttagttagttagttagtcattgtaagtatatacacagtactgtatacccatacaatgaaattcacagacatccagagaccagatacatgcacacacataaaattccccaacactccccacccactaaaaaaatcccccaacactccccacccactaaaagtcccccactaaaaatacaaacatttacaCCGCAGGCCAAATAACATAGTCCAGCTAACTATTCACTATtgatggtctttaagctcattattaagtgcaattatagctctgggataaaaactattcagaaaacgtgtggtccgagtcttaattgttttatatcttctgccagactgcaacagttcaaaaaaaagttataagcaggatgggaagagtctctcaggatgctgtgtgacttcctcagacagcgggatgtgaagatgtcatccagggttggtagctggagcctgatgatacagtggggtcttgacttgagaacttaatccgtattggaaggcggttctcaagtcaaaacgttctcaggtcaaatctgcatttcccataggaatgcattgaaaaccatttgatccgtatctgctcttttccgtccatagaaactaatgggaagctgctattccgccttcgaccacaagagggggatattttgtttctttttttcttaggtcaagaaaggttcagggaaggcagggaaaatatagtccaggcaggacagtaccaggcagtctgaagactgtctcccaatccactctctaaacactgggaggagtgaggaagcagacaggcacccttttcactggccaacagttaactgaaagttcaaattttgcactttccctgcctcccacgtgggttttttttttcagttcttaactcaaatctaagtatgtaagtcaagtcaatattttcctatgagagtggttcttaagtcaaaatgttcttaactcaagccgttcttaagtcaagaccccactgtattctgggcaattttaatggttctctgtagagcttttttgtggTTTATTATTCTTGTGAACCTCCCAGAGttggccttagtagccagatgggggTATGCAAATTTAATTCAACAcacatcaacacacacacacacacacacacacacacagagagagagagagagagaggtagtgcAGTGGAAGGTTTCACGAGAGGAGAGCAGGAAGACCAAACGACTTCATACCTTTTGTTGGGTGGCTTTTAGGTTGCCACGGATGCCATACCGGCAGAAGACTGCTAGCGCAGGGGTATTTCTCTACTCCTTCCTCCTGCCATCTCTCTCTTCCCTGAGCCCCATAGATGTGAACGGGGACCCCACCATAGGAAGGCAAAAAGACCTGTGCAGCCCCAGAAGCCATCCGGTCATATGAGGGGTTTTGAGATGGATGTTTTATCActtcttctcccccccaaaaaaaacctgtgagtttccatgactaagtgaggatttgaacccaggtctccttcaATCCTAGTCCAGACACAGGCCCAGCTAGCCAATGAGAGGCAATTTGGGGACCTTGAAAGGTTCTCCTCAATAGCTTTTTGTTAACCAACAGGAAGTGGCCCCATGGCCactctcaggttttttttaaaggattttttgctcctttttacaaaaaaaaataaaataacaaataggtGGGGAGATGGACCCTGGAGACTTCCTGGGCTGCCTATTTTTTTGAGGTGGGTTCAACAAAAACACTTCCCATTTTTAGACCTCCCCAACCGAACCCAGTCCTTGTTAATTGAAATGGATTCATTAATCGGGCACCCAGGCCTGTGAACTGAGCAATATTTGAAAGGTGGGCTGGAGAGCTCCGTGAGCGGCGTCCATGGCTGCGCAACCCCTCACGGTGACTCCTaagaaaagaaccagcctgtgtgtccttgggcccACTGGCCGATGGTCCCAGAgcgccccctggaggaagggCTAGTCAGCCACCATTGAGCATCCagtgcctagaaaaccctggggaaGGGCCACACTAAGCTGGAAATGACTCCATGCCATGCCATGATTATTAGTACTGTAGTAGTATTATTACTGACGGGGGTGCCATTTTGTTCCGTAGGTGCAAATCAAATGCATGTGgttgcaggaggaagaagagaccAAGAAACAAGTGTGATCTCAGAGCCGCCTTTCCCAACTTCACTGGGGACTGCAAAGTAAGTCAGGCTGAAAAGAAGGTTCCGGAATGTTTCGATCTGATGGTCTCCATCTGACCTCTGAGACCCTCCTAGGCAAGAAGACCTGaggatgtttccccccccccccagcacttgcTTCTAAATTGGGATACATCCAGCTGCCCAGGGTTACAATACATGCATGATTGTAGAAATGACGTTATGATTATCACTTCTGCATGTGgttgttttatacagtggtgcctcgcttgacgacgttaattcgttccagcgaaatcgctgtagagtgaaaacgtcgtaaaatgaaataaaaaaacccattgaaacgcattgaaaaccgttcaatacgttccagtgggctgaatacctgctcgtccagcgaagatcctccatacattttcggtgcctgcggggcacaactgtactccCCTTTTCCTTTATGACTTCCCTGctcctggttttattttatttgaattgaGCCATAAGCTTCCTAAAAATGAGCCAGGATGCAATAAAGATAGGGTAGATTCGATTTAAATCCAATTGATTTATATCAGTTTAATGTGTTTAAGccacaattaaaacattttaaaattgaatttttatggtttaaagtttaattttttaaagaaagaaattgatttaatttaattatgatttttttaaaaattatgatttaaatcaatttcatttttaaaaaaaaaacattgatttttagcCACCTTGAATGAAAATGTCTCATAATTACCTTATTTTAAAGCCTATTAATGAAAGATGGCACCAGTTACAGCATTCCAGGAAACCCCACTGGCAGTGTATCAGCCTCCGGATTTCCTTCAGATCCTGGAGTGAAAAGAACCTGGCGCGAGGAAATTACACTGGAGGAGCGCCACCACTTAGTACAGAAGTTGTAAGTACAGCTCAAGGATGCGGACCCTGCCCATTGGGATCAGGTGTGTCTGTGGCATGCATCACAGTGTGTGGGCTCTTGAGTTTTGAAGGTTGGAGCTTTGAGCATACAGTACGATCCTTTATTCTccggatcaatatccactgattcccttatccacagtctgaaaatattaaaaatattgaaagatcCCCCAaaaactgtatatatatttaatgatgTATTTCCAGAACTGGCCAGAAGAGGGAGCCAAAGGCCATGCTGTGTAtagtttgctattaaaatagtgtttgctataatccacatttttcagcatccacagggcaggggactagaaaccaatcCGCTGAGGATACTGGGTCATACTATATTATGAAAGGCTGAAGGGAGATGAAGTGTGCGGTCAAGGATTCTGATGCTTGAGCCATACAGGACTTTATAGACCtcctctgaaaaaaaatcagaagcctgcaTTCATCACAGTTGGCATTTCTCAGAGTTCAGGGTTAATCACAGAACAAAATCAAACAATCTCAGACGATCCTATCaacattcatctgagtatcaaagtatAAGTCATCTTATTGTTCAGTAAttacaggcaacatcagcttgtctaattctacatgCTTTTATTTCTGTACTTTGCTTCCGTGTTCCAGGTTCGCAAAATCAGTTCAAAAACTAAAAGGTCTTGAACACATTCTTACAGCGACTATAGGTGCAAacgtttaaaaataaattgctatCCAAAACTCTTACAGCTGTGAAAAGTTTCAAGGAAGAAACGATCTAGAAACAGAACTTCAGTAGTAGTCagaaattaaattatatttaaatatataaaagaagtTATTTTTGTGTAATTTCAAGGGTTCTGTAAGTAGAAATCTAGCATGCTGTCACTATGCTAATAAGACTCTTGTTATAAGAGAAATTTTACAGAGTTTGGAGGAATAAAAGTAGGTAGCATCAAAGATCTAGACTCCCAGAAACTCGGAAAGCCAGAATACTctaattttaaaagcatgcaaattaTAAAACCTACATCCTTTATCGATGTTTGGTTATCCTGTGCAAAAACAAGCTTAACTAGTGGGACTATTAAAATACAGTGACCTTGCTCGGCTGGAAAGCTAGTTAATTTTGAAATGATTATAGTAAACTCTTGTTCAGGCCTCCATTTTGAAAGCTCTTTCATTTGCAGGGCTGCTTCTTTCATTCCTCCCAGAATTCTCTTAACACTCTATTCATACATAATGTCACATCTTGACGGACGTAGGAATTGCTTCGTTGTTTGCACTAAAGCTGGGGGTGGGCAAATGGTGgtcccctgcccccacccacccactcctttccaggtcccaatctctctctcccaGTTCATAGGGGCTGGTGGGGGAAATGTCTCACATACCCTCTACATTCCAGTGTTGTTATtacttttttctccctccatttttccCCAAAGCCTGTTCTATAATTTTAATTATAGGGTTATATTCCTAAGGGAATACCAGTCTTGGGGGTTTCCTCGAGGCAGGATTTTTAACAGTTCTTTTGCAAGAAAGTTGGGCCTAAGTATAATCTTCCTTCTGGTCCTCCGGCAAGGAATTGCAATGGGGTCTCTGTCTCTTCTTCATGTAGCGCGGAAGCCATCTCTGGAGGCAGCCACTCGGCACCGCGGACGAATGGCCCGATGGAGATACCAATTCTTTATGCCAAGGAGGTGGAAGAAAAAATGTACAGATCGGCTGTCAGCAAGGTATGTTGCGGGTGAAACCACACTTCTCCATGAACTGTCTTGTCAGGGTGGGTGAAAATCAATGACTTTTAACAATCAAATGGATTACAGCTgttaaaaattcatttaaaaaattttaaactaaaaaaacaaattttctaaattaaattgtcattttgatttaaatcaaatccaccctgtttgTAATtacatagcatagcataggcatccttcagtctcgagagactatggtaacatgctctgaatcgaggagtgtcctctccagagcatgaagcccaggtaaggtagtatggaggataggctattacccaagcagcatatcccccctctccacattgctgaaatggtccaatggaaaggcaagagccaatacaactggttccagcaacatcgcaggagttggcagaacaacacatgctgccttcaggactccagctccggattttgcctcgaggttgactcctgaagccttttccatgagtggctATAGCCATGAagtagtggaggtttgaaatcggagttttccttctcctagatgggctgccttccatggctgacgagccccacctacccggcctgctctttaatagtgcaaaagtatgatctgatccttaaaactttcttggCTCCCTGGCTTAtacaaatctaattggctttcctatttaccatattaaggccagatacaaaatgtGAGAATTTCGCGcacctgggacacgctcttttaaagacaaaaagaaagcccaggaagcaaaaactcagcaaggcatccatgcaaacagtgATCTGAGCGCATGCATAACACAGGGAGGTCCCTGCGGAGGTGTAGAAGCATTTGTAGCAGGGGCTTCTCAGTGTCACAGCTCAAGAAGCTTCTTGATGTACAAATTTCACTGGGGAAACTGAGGCTTGTAGCGGCTTTCTCTCCTTTGAACTGAACAGGACACAAGTGGCGCATCAGAAGCAAATACACAACCTTTATCAAAGGCAAAAGGACTCAGGTTTTTGCATGGGGAATTATTTTCCCAAAGAGCTTCATTCTATAAAATCCTGGAGAGCTAGGATTGCAAAAATTGCAACAATTCGATGACTCCTTCTTCTCCAGGGCATCAGATGCCCAAAGCAGGAAGGTTTAGCCTTGCACTAACTTTAATCCTAGAGAAAcctaacaaacctagacagcatcttaacaacaacaactttaatCCTTATCCGAACCCTAACTCTTTGAAATATCCCATTCAATGTCTCAAATTCGGCAATTCTGTGCCTGTCACCTACCAACacacgttggggggggggaggcaggcagcGAGTTTCATGATTtcgtggccaccactgagaaggcccagatCCTGGTGGTCATTTTTCGGGCGTCCCTCGGGATAGCCAACCAACACAATGCAGGCTGAGAGGCGTTCTGACAAGTACAGAGACCCCCAAGCCATTTAAGTGAGTTTAGTATGCAATGCATGCTTCTATATTGTGCTTTtagatagctccgtggtttatgtatctggctgtggagccagaggttgggaattgaattcccctccactgggcttcctgggagaagagccggcctgggtggccttgggccagctgcataggAGTCtcagggtgaccccagaagaagagaatgggtatggtaaaccatttctgactctcctctacctggaaacccctggaaagggtcagcatgagtcaaaactgacttgaccgcaaatcatcatcatcatcatcatcatcatcatcatcatcatcatcatcatcatcgttgtcatTCTTCACAGTTACTACATAGATTGAGAAAATTAACCGGGTGCCTTCTTTCACTTCTTatgcaaatgtagtcatcagaGCAGTTCTGGATTGAAGCTGTGATTAGCTGCACAAACATCTCGTGCTCTCTTTCCTCGTTCTGTTTTGAAATGCAGTGTGAAGCCGATCGCTTCCCTAACATGAGAAGCCGTGAAAAAGATAATAAGAGCCTAAAAACACGGAACGTGACAAGCGACGTGCCAGACATTCTCGCAAGTCAGGTTGGTGTTTGATCAGGCGTTCCTCCGCTTCCGTCGGCTCTGATCTCCTCAGTCACTTCTCCGGCTCTGTTGTGGGGAGAGATAACAGGCGTTCGAGTCAAcccacttcggggggggggaaacgatcGGGGCTGCTTTGGCAAAGTCGACAAATAGCAGCAGGGATCACAGAGCTGAGCTCACAGGTGTGACAAAGGCGCTCATCCCGCCTtcgtgctggtttgtttcctGACCGAACAGGTGTTTCTGGCTCTGCCTCCTCCCCCTGGGagtgagtgggcacctgctggaggaggcggggcagagaagcacCCGACACCCGTTCAGCCGACAAACGAACCGGCACGAATTGCCAAACCGGCcgtgtgtgcccatctctagagacGGGCAGGGTGGCAACCTGGCCTTGGTAGGCCTGTTTGACTTCAGACAATGCAGCCAAAGGAGGCTGATGCTCACTACTGGTCtgcattcctgcccccccccccggaagtccAGAACCTCCCCACTCCTGATGCATCCAAATGGGAGCTCAGACACAAAACCCTTGTTATTATGCCCTTCCTTGTATGTCACCTGCCCAAAGCCAGGCTAAAAGCAAAGCCTCCCAGCTTGCCAATCGCCAAGCAATTAAGGAACAGCTTCGCACTTCGGGTTGGCTTTTGTTCTGCTTGTAAATCTAA is a window encoding:
- the LOC110090649 gene encoding uncharacterized protein LOC110090649 isoform X1; this encodes MHNIPLKDLAVLEEKLVALRGALSGKAGARKDGPLMEVGEVADCPAEIQRMPSPGENPLASMSACNIWPPEPLMSPANQPAQRHPSFSWLPQAQNVAGSPLTGPKAQILAPTQFLPPNVFPSSGEALSVGAGTAGSLAVQAGISQQGQFPGAAVPPLRPHYGRLSDPALPAVPSASVLVPWPQAPLWFAAPQSAVAAGQTGPKSFIGMIPIPAAGLDPVVAWTPSALSLRQPRERNRGVNSSAAHDPRAVSACANPGTVLAAVSSGPLAQAGANQMHVVAGGRRDQETSVISEPPFPTSLGTANLLMKDGTSYSIPGNPTGSVSASGFPSDPGVKRTWREEITLEERHHLVQKFAEAISGGSHSAPRTNGPMEIPILYAKEVEEKMYRSAVSKCEADRFPNMRSREKDNKSLKTRNVTSDVPDILASQNDYRKLLAVELRKIEKELQGKQGSRSSTPRVLGDQPTACASGASPADIPPMAAIMGLVELGIPRGPALLSGPQKRCPGGVESSANPNMEDPQPSPPSGLDDTRRPGRRDPQQPPEEKRHAGSSEDALAECDQDVTQTEASEPPPKKQKTDPTDCTQRAILVQELLAAYKNYANYVTIALNQDRDKLDNLVVRLLGPSNQPNLLKEAEGARALMKTLKKTLVLLKCLRDEDPRL
- the LOC110090649 gene encoding uncharacterized protein LOC110090649 isoform X9, coding for MHNIPLKDLAVLEEKLVALRGALSGKAGARKDGPLMEVGEVADCPAEIQRMPSPGENPLASMSACNIWPPEPLMSPANQPAQRHPSFSWLPQAQNVAGSPLTGPKAQILAPTQFLPPNVFPSSGEALSVGAGTAGSLAVQAGISQQGQFPGAAVPPLRPHYGRLSDPALPAVPSASVLVPWPQAPLWFAAPQSAVAAGQTGPKSFIGMIPIPAAGLDPVVAWTPSALSLRQPRERNRGVNSSAAHDPRAVSACANPGTVLAAVSSGPLAQAGANQMHVVAGGRRDQETSVISEPPFPTSLGTANLLMKDGTSYSIPGNPTGSVSASGFPSDPGVKRTWREEITLEERHHLVQKFAEAISGGSHSAPRTNGPMEIPILYAKEVEEKMYRSAVSKCEADRFPNMRSREKDNKSLKTRNVTSDVPDILASQNDYRKLLAVELRKIEKELQGKQGSRSSTPRVLGDQPTACASGASPADIPPMAAIMGLVELGIPRDGAIQGGPLSG
- the LOC110090649 gene encoding uncharacterized protein LOC110090649 isoform X8, whose protein sequence is MHNIPLKDLAVLEEKLVALRGALSGKAGARKDGPLMEVGEVADCPAEIQRMPSPGENPLASMSACNIWPPEPLMSPANQPAQRHPSFSWLPQAQNVAGSPLTGPKAQILAPTQFLPPNVFPSSGEALSVGAGTAGSLAVQAGISQQGQFPGAAVPPLRPHYGRLSDPALPAVPSASVLVPWPQAPLWFAAPQSAVAAGQTGPKSFIGMIPIPAAGLDPVVAWTPSALSLRQPRERNRGVNSSAAHDPRAVSACANPGTVLAAVSSGPLAQAGANQMHVVAGGRRDQETSVISEPPFPTSLGTANAEAISGGSHSAPRTNGPMEIPILYAKEVEEKMYRSAVSKNDYRKLLAVELRKIEKELQGKQGSRSSTPRVLGDQPTACASGASPADIPPMAAIMGLVELGIPRGPALLSGPQKRCPGGVESSANPNMEDPQPSPPSGLDDTRRPGRRDPQQPPEEKRHAGSSEDALAECDQDVTQTEASEPPPKKQKTDPTDCTQRAILVQELLAAYKNYANYVTIALNQDRDKLDNLVVRLLGPSNQPNLLKEAEGARALMKTLKKTLVLLKCLRDEDPRL